In the Chroococcidiopsis sp. SAG 2025 genome, one interval contains:
- a CDS encoding flavin prenyltransferase UbiX, with amino-acid sequence MRNNLPLILGVSGASGLIYAVRAVKYLLEADYEIELVASKSTYMVWQAEQNIRMPVEPLQQEQFWRQQARVESLGKLRCYPWGDVGANIASGSFRTLGMIVMPCSMSTVAKLANGLSSDLLERAADVQLKEGRKLIVVPRETPFSLIHLRNLTTLAEAGARIVPAIPAWYHNPKTVEDLVDFVVARTLDQLDIDCIPLERWQGR; translated from the coding sequence ATGAGGAATAATCTACCGCTAATCCTGGGTGTAAGCGGGGCATCGGGGTTAATTTATGCCGTCCGAGCGGTGAAATATCTCTTGGAGGCAGACTATGAGATCGAGCTAGTTGCCTCCAAATCAACCTACATGGTCTGGCAAGCGGAACAAAATATTCGGATGCCTGTAGAACCCTTGCAACAAGAACAATTTTGGCGACAGCAGGCAAGGGTAGAATCTCTAGGAAAACTCCGCTGCTATCCTTGGGGAGATGTCGGCGCTAACATTGCCAGTGGCTCGTTTCGTACGCTGGGAATGATAGTCATGCCTTGTAGTATGAGTACGGTAGCAAAGCTTGCCAATGGTTTGAGTTCCGACTTGCTCGAACGCGCTGCTGATGTCCAGTTGAAAGAAGGGCGCAAGCTAATTGTCGTGCCTAGAGAAACCCCCTTTAGTCTGATTCACCTCCGCAACCTCACCACGTTAGCGGAGGCAGGCGCTAGAATTGTGCCAGCAATCCCTGCTTGGTATCACAATCCAAAAACCGTCGAAGACTTAGTGGATTTTGTCGTTGCCCGTACCTTAGATCAACTCGATATCGACTGCATTCCACTCGAACGATGGCAAGGACGATAA
- a CDS encoding thioredoxin domain-containing protein, protein MTNRLAQTQSLYLRKHAENPIDWWFWCDEALAKAKAENKPIFLSIGYSSCHWCTVMEGEAFSDPAVAEYLNANFLPIKVDREERPDIDSIYMQALQMMTGQGGWPLNIFLAPEDLVPFYGGTYFPLEPRYGRPGFLQVLQALRRYYDTEKQDLRSRQEAILEAIQQAAILPNTQPLDGELLRQGVETSTGIITGGDYGTKFPMIPYADLALRGWRFYPVWKDNFRYNLPESCTQRGIDLALGGIYDHVGGGFHRYTVDPTWTVPHFEKMLYDNGQIVEYLANLWSAGVREPAFERAIALTVKWLQREMTAPEGYFYAAQDADNFTHPKEAEPEEGAFYVWSYSELENILTPAELTALQAEFTVTPQGNFEGKNVLQRRQVGILSETVESALKKLFQVRYGSTVEELEIFPPARNNQEAKTQTWAGRIPPVTDTKMIVAWNSLMISGLARAAVVFQQDNYLELAVRAANFILENQWVDGRFHRLNYDGKATVMAQSEDYAQFIKALLDLHQASHVETLHVTSLHWLEKAIAVQAEFDEFLWSVELGGYFNTAKDASQELIVRERSYMDNATPAANGVAIANLVRLALLTEDLTYLDRAEQGLQAFSSAMHQHPQACPSLFTAFDWYSHCTTIRTSQQQIETFLTQYLPAAVLTLADNLPDSSVGLVCKGLTCLAPAETLEKMQEQIQQSQMRGI, encoded by the coding sequence ATGACTAATCGTCTGGCTCAAACTCAAAGCCTCTATCTCCGCAAGCACGCTGAAAATCCGATTGACTGGTGGTTTTGGTGTGATGAGGCTTTGGCAAAGGCAAAAGCAGAAAATAAGCCAATCTTTCTGTCGATTGGTTATTCTAGCTGTCATTGGTGTACGGTCATGGAGGGAGAAGCTTTTTCCGATCCTGCCGTGGCAGAATACTTAAATGCTAATTTTTTGCCAATTAAGGTAGATCGAGAAGAACGTCCCGATATTGACAGTATCTACATGCAAGCCTTGCAGATGATGACTGGTCAAGGGGGTTGGCCTTTAAATATCTTTCTCGCGCCAGAAGATTTAGTTCCATTTTATGGTGGAACTTATTTTCCCTTAGAACCGCGATACGGTAGACCGGGATTTTTACAGGTTTTGCAAGCGCTGCGCCGTTATTACGATACCGAAAAACAGGATCTGCGATCGCGCCAGGAAGCAATTCTCGAAGCTATCCAGCAAGCTGCTATTCTCCCCAATACTCAGCCATTAGATGGCGAACTGTTGCGCCAAGGTGTGGAAACCAGTACGGGAATTATTACAGGCGGCGACTACGGAACTAAATTTCCCATGATTCCTTATGCTGACTTAGCTTTACGGGGGTGGCGTTTCTATCCTGTCTGGAAAGATAATTTTCGCTACAATCTCCCAGAATCTTGTACTCAGCGTGGTATCGATCTAGCGTTGGGTGGAATTTACGACCATGTAGGAGGCGGTTTCCATCGTTACACCGTCGATCCAACTTGGACAGTTCCCCACTTTGAAAAGATGCTCTACGATAATGGGCAAATTGTCGAGTATTTAGCAAATTTGTGGAGTGCGGGAGTACGAGAACCAGCTTTTGAAAGGGCGATCGCGCTGACTGTAAAATGGTTGCAGCGAGAAATGACGGCTCCTGAAGGTTATTTTTATGCCGCTCAAGATGCTGATAATTTCACGCATCCAAAAGAGGCAGAGCCAGAAGAAGGAGCTTTTTATGTTTGGAGTTACAGTGAATTAGAAAACATCCTGACTCCAGCAGAATTAACTGCCCTACAAGCAGAATTTACCGTCACTCCCCAAGGCAATTTTGAAGGCAAAAATGTTTTACAACGCCGTCAAGTTGGTATTTTAAGCGAGACAGTAGAATCAGCTTTGAAAAAACTGTTTCAAGTGCGCTACGGTTCTACAGTTGAAGAATTAGAGATTTTCCCTCCTGCTAGAAATAACCAAGAAGCAAAAACTCAAACCTGGGCGGGGAGAATTCCCCCTGTCACCGATACCAAAATGATTGTTGCCTGGAATAGTCTGATGATTTCAGGTTTAGCAAGAGCTGCTGTCGTATTCCAACAAGATAATTATTTAGAACTGGCTGTTCGTGCAGCAAATTTCATTTTAGAAAATCAGTGGGTAGATGGGCGTTTTCATCGCCTCAATTACGACGGTAAAGCTACTGTCATGGCGCAGTCGGAAGATTATGCCCAATTTATTAAAGCATTGTTGGATTTACATCAGGCATCGCATGTAGAGACGTTACATGTAACGTCTCTACATTGGTTAGAAAAAGCGATCGCAGTTCAAGCAGAGTTTGATGAATTTTTGTGGAGTGTAGAACTAGGAGGTTATTTCAATACCGCTAAAGATGCGAGTCAGGAGTTAATTGTTAGAGAACGCAGCTATATGGATAATGCGACTCCGGCGGCGAATGGAGTGGCGATCGCCAATCTCGTGCGGTTAGCTCTACTGACGGAAGATCTAACTTATCTCGATCGCGCCGAGCAAGGGTTACAGGCTTTTAGCAGTGCCATGCACCAACACCCACAAGCTTGCCCCAGTCTATTCACTGCTTTTGATTGGTATTCTCACTGTACGACGATTCGGACTTCACAACAGCAAATTGAGACATTTTTAACACAGTATCTTCCTGCTGCCGTGCTAACTCTGGCGGATAACTTACCAGATTCCAGTGTTGGTTTAGTCTGTAAAGGTTTGACTTGTCTTGCACCTGCCGAAACCTTAGAAAAAATGCAAGAACAGATTCAACAAAGCCAGATGAGGGGGATTTAG
- a CDS encoding ribonuclease R, which produces MEFSIATLLGNFTSDKLVAAKALEKKLDYQDESSIQRLFIALDVLEKIGVLVKEHGKYRRVREEGTIEAKLRCSSKGFCFAIQEAEGAEDIYIRESHLSNAWNGDRVLVKLTKEGSRRRSPEGEVQLILERANQSLLARIKQTDTNFRAVPLDDRLLFEIELQPDGHDLAQAIDYLVHVEILRYPIAQYPPLGRVVQVLGSDAEAASDVELVSCKHNLPRAFSSSVLEAAVELPAQISRKEFKTRSDLRPLLTLSFRESADDTTYVENAFTLEKTTTGQWQLGVHTADLAYFIEPDTPLDREGLKRSSSVYLGEKILPLFPDAVAQRSAFEPESDRRAISVLLTLDAATGQIVEFEIQPSAIQVDYQLDAEVVENILNDRTAELGLPAAVVEKVGQLAVLSKALQEQRQARGSFALNLPPRQYSYYDEGRLGVLTQGEPKLSELVTELLLLANQVVAEHLNALGVPAIYRIQPPPDVEDVQETIKLAANLGVELGLDREDTVHAGDYQEFTEQFARSPQAEQVLTYLLRDTLKPSAYSSKFQPYFSLALPGYTHSHAPLRRFADLIVQRVLHTVFEQGRDRRTTRAKDSINLRHSSSHGKIGWNVLPPETQQELEVYIAGAIAQLNERDKEVQEAEDDLVGLQKAQLMKQRIGDVFEGIITGVQSYGFFVEIEVSDTKGRTLRVEGLVHVSSLKDDWYEYRGRQQALFGRKNRAAYRLGDRVSVQVKSVDYYRQQIDLVTVNGDRMLSGDRLEDTSPLDNDLSDDSDTYFDDEE; this is translated from the coding sequence ATGGAGTTTTCAATCGCTACACTACTAGGTAATTTCACAAGTGATAAATTAGTTGCAGCAAAAGCCCTAGAAAAAAAACTAGATTATCAAGACGAAAGTAGTATTCAAAGGTTATTTATTGCCCTAGACGTACTAGAAAAAATCGGCGTTTTGGTTAAGGAACACGGTAAGTATCGTCGGGTAAGAGAAGAAGGAACAATTGAGGCTAAACTTCGTTGTTCTAGTAAAGGTTTTTGCTTTGCAATTCAAGAAGCTGAGGGAGCAGAAGATATCTACATTCGCGAAAGCCATCTAAGTAATGCTTGGAATGGCGATCGCGTTTTAGTGAAACTGACGAAAGAAGGTAGTCGTCGTCGCAGTCCCGAAGGCGAAGTCCAACTCATTTTAGAACGGGCAAATCAAAGTCTGTTAGCAAGAATCAAGCAAACAGATACTAATTTTAGAGCTGTTCCTCTAGACGATCGCCTCCTATTTGAAATCGAACTGCAACCCGACGGTCACGACTTAGCACAAGCGATTGACTATTTGGTACATGTAGAAATCCTCCGCTATCCCATTGCCCAATATCCTCCTTTAGGTAGAGTCGTACAAGTTTTAGGCAGCGATGCCGAAGCCGCCTCAGATGTAGAGTTGGTGTCGTGCAAGCACAACTTACCCCGCGCCTTTTCCTCATCCGTGCTTGAAGCAGCGGTCGAATTACCAGCTCAAATTAGCCGCAAAGAATTCAAAACCAGAAGCGATCTGCGTCCGCTCCTCACCTTAAGTTTCCGAGAGTCAGCGGACGATACGACCTATGTTGAAAATGCTTTTACTTTGGAAAAAACGACGACGGGACAGTGGCAATTAGGAGTTCATACTGCCGATCTTGCCTACTTTATCGAACCAGATACGCCTTTAGATCGTGAAGGGTTGAAACGTTCCAGCAGTGTTTACCTGGGAGAAAAAATTCTGCCTTTATTCCCCGATGCGGTAGCGCAACGGAGTGCATTCGAGCCAGAAAGCGATCGCCGTGCCATTTCCGTTCTGCTGACTTTGGATGCAGCAACCGGACAAATCGTGGAGTTTGAAATTCAACCGAGCGCGATCCAAGTCGATTACCAACTCGATGCTGAAGTTGTAGAGAATATTCTGAACGATCGCACCGCAGAACTAGGACTACCAGCCGCAGTGGTAGAAAAAGTAGGGCAGCTAGCAGTATTAAGCAAAGCTTTGCAAGAGCAAAGACAAGCTAGAGGTAGCTTTGCCCTCAACTTACCACCCCGTCAGTACTCCTACTACGACGAAGGCAGGTTAGGAGTCCTGACTCAAGGAGAACCCAAACTCTCCGAATTGGTCACTGAGTTGCTTTTATTAGCAAATCAAGTTGTTGCCGAGCATCTAAACGCTTTGGGCGTGCCTGCGATTTATCGCATTCAACCGCCTCCCGATGTCGAAGACGTGCAAGAAACAATCAAGCTAGCAGCTAACTTAGGAGTAGAGCTGGGCTTAGATCGAGAAGATACCGTCCATGCAGGAGACTACCAAGAATTTACCGAGCAGTTTGCGCGATCGCCCCAAGCAGAACAAGTCTTGACTTATTTGTTACGGGATACGCTGAAGCCGAGTGCCTACAGCAGTAAATTCCAGCCATACTTTAGCTTGGCTCTACCTGGCTACACCCACTCTCACGCTCCCTTGCGGCGGTTTGCCGATCTAATCGTTCAGCGAGTCTTACATACAGTATTCGAGCAAGGGCGCGATCGTCGGACTACACGGGCAAAAGACAGCATAAATTTACGTCATAGCTCCTCTCATGGCAAAATTGGCTGGAATGTCTTGCCTCCAGAAACGCAGCAGGAGCTAGAAGTTTATATCGCAGGTGCAATCGCGCAGTTGAACGAGCGAGACAAGGAAGTTCAGGAAGCCGAAGACGATTTAGTTGGGTTACAAAAAGCTCAACTGATGAAACAGCGCATCGGCGACGTGTTTGAAGGCATTATTACCGGAGTCCAGTCCTACGGCTTTTTCGTGGAAATAGAAGTCTCCGACACTAAAGGCAGAACGTTGCGAGTCGAAGGTTTAGTCCACGTCAGTTCTCTTAAAGATGACTGGTACGAGTATCGCGGCAGACAACAAGCTTTATTTGGACGGAAAAACCGTGCTGCATATCGTTTAGGCGATCGCGTTTCCGTGCAAGTCAAGAGCGTAGACTACTACCGCCAGCAAATCGACTTAGTGACAGTCAACGGCGATCGAATGCTTAGTGGCGATCGGCTAGAGGACACCTCACCCCTCGATAACGACTTGAGCGACGACTCAGACACGTATTTTGACGATGAGGAATAA